From a single Eubalaena glacialis isolate mEubGla1 chromosome 15, mEubGla1.1.hap2.+ XY, whole genome shotgun sequence genomic region:
- the DUSP18 gene encoding dual specificity protein phosphatase 18 isoform X2 — protein sequence MTASPCAFPVQFRQPSVSGLSQITSSLYISNGVAANNKLMLSSNHITTVINVSVEVVNTLYEDIHYVQVPVADTPMSRLCDFFDPIADHIHSVEVKQGRTLLHCAAGVSRSATLCLAYLMKYHAMSLLDAHTWTKSCRPIIRPNNGFWEQLIHYEFQLFGKNTVHMVSSPMGVIPDIYEKEVRLMIPLFSLLNVRW from the exons ATGACAGCATCTCCATGTGCCTTCCCGGTTCAGTTCCGGCAGCCCTCGGTCAGCGGCCTCTCACAGATCACCAGCAGCCTGTATATCAGCAACGGGGTAGCCGCCAACAACAAGCTCATGCTCTCCAGCAACCACATCACCACGGTCATCAAcgtctcagtggaggtggtgaacaCCTTATACGAGGACATCCACTACGTGCAGGTGCCTGTGGCTGACACACCCATGTCGCGTCTCTGTGACTTCTTCGACCCCATTGCAGACCACATCCACAGCGTGGAGGTGAAGCAGGGCCGCACCCTGTTGCACTGTGCCGCCGGCGTGAGCCGCTCGGCCACCCTCTGCCTTGCCTATCTCATGAAGTACCACGCCATGTCCCTGCTGGATGCCCACACATGGACCAAGTCATGCCGGCCCATCATCCGGCCCAACAATGGCTTTTGGGAGCAGCTCATCCACTATGAGTTCCAGCTGTTTGGCAAGAACACTGTGCACATGGTCAGCTCCCCCATGGGAGTGATCCCCGACATCTATGAGAAGGAGGTCCGTCTGATGATTCCACT GTTCAGCTTATTAAATGTAAGATGGTGA
- the DUSP18 gene encoding dual specificity protein phosphatase 18 isoform X1 produces MTASPCAFPVQFRQPSVSGLSQITSSLYISNGVAANNKLMLSSNHITTVINVSVEVVNTLYEDIHYVQVPVADTPMSRLCDFFDPIADHIHSVEVKQGRTLLHCAAGVSRSATLCLAYLMKYHAMSLLDAHTWTKSCRPIIRPNNGFWEQLIHYEFQLFGKNTVHMVSSPMGVIPDIYEKEVQLIKCKMVKISFLPCK; encoded by the exons ATGACAGCATCTCCATGTGCCTTCCCGGTTCAGTTCCGGCAGCCCTCGGTCAGCGGCCTCTCACAGATCACCAGCAGCCTGTATATCAGCAACGGGGTAGCCGCCAACAACAAGCTCATGCTCTCCAGCAACCACATCACCACGGTCATCAAcgtctcagtggaggtggtgaacaCCTTATACGAGGACATCCACTACGTGCAGGTGCCTGTGGCTGACACACCCATGTCGCGTCTCTGTGACTTCTTCGACCCCATTGCAGACCACATCCACAGCGTGGAGGTGAAGCAGGGCCGCACCCTGTTGCACTGTGCCGCCGGCGTGAGCCGCTCGGCCACCCTCTGCCTTGCCTATCTCATGAAGTACCACGCCATGTCCCTGCTGGATGCCCACACATGGACCAAGTCATGCCGGCCCATCATCCGGCCCAACAATGGCTTTTGGGAGCAGCTCATCCACTATGAGTTCCAGCTGTTTGGCAAGAACACTGTGCACATGGTCAGCTCCCCCATGGGAGTGATCCCCGACATCTATGAGAAGGAG GTTCAGCTTATTAAATGTAAGATGGTGAAGATAAGTTTCCTACCCTGCAAGTGA
- the DUSP18 gene encoding dual specificity protein phosphatase 18 isoform X3: MTASPCAFPVQFRQPSVSGLSQITSSLYISNGVAANNKLMLSSNHITTVINVSVEVVNTLYEDIHYVQVPVADTPMSRLCDFFDPIADHIHSVEVKQGRTLLHCAAGVSRSATLCLAYLMKYHAMSLLDAHTWTKSCRPIIRPNNGFWEQLIHYEFQLFGKNTVHMVSSPMGVIPDIYEKEVRLMIPL, encoded by the coding sequence ATGACAGCATCTCCATGTGCCTTCCCGGTTCAGTTCCGGCAGCCCTCGGTCAGCGGCCTCTCACAGATCACCAGCAGCCTGTATATCAGCAACGGGGTAGCCGCCAACAACAAGCTCATGCTCTCCAGCAACCACATCACCACGGTCATCAAcgtctcagtggaggtggtgaacaCCTTATACGAGGACATCCACTACGTGCAGGTGCCTGTGGCTGACACACCCATGTCGCGTCTCTGTGACTTCTTCGACCCCATTGCAGACCACATCCACAGCGTGGAGGTGAAGCAGGGCCGCACCCTGTTGCACTGTGCCGCCGGCGTGAGCCGCTCGGCCACCCTCTGCCTTGCCTATCTCATGAAGTACCACGCCATGTCCCTGCTGGATGCCCACACATGGACCAAGTCATGCCGGCCCATCATCCGGCCCAACAATGGCTTTTGGGAGCAGCTCATCCACTATGAGTTCCAGCTGTTTGGCAAGAACACTGTGCACATGGTCAGCTCCCCCATGGGAGTGATCCCCGACATCTATGAGAAGGAGGTCCGTCTGATGATTCCACTGTGA
- the C15H5orf52 gene encoding uncharacterized protein C5orf52 homolog, which produces MATRRAAPRQPPRDNPAASAAFRALRTRPAHRTAHPPPRSRLSLASPGQRAVYGASRLRRGSLRVCASLQSLGTDLAPVLESLPKVEGENPAVSQQPRPSVTWKLGSPIACAVAPQATTSSGTSPASAFFRRSRLGSRPDIHVRTKPQICFLRPRTAQPPVLFSLMNSSEAAVKKVLPKSRLSRVIIRDNLSAQRIYEMEVKASDKTKKKMGHLYDHLKKKFMTDQLRKLGRWRRESMNVRQYLDSIRVYKEPNKKDQPP; this is translated from the exons ATGGCAACGCGCCGGGCCGCACCACGGCAGCCGCCGAGGGACAATCCTGCCGCGTCCGCAGCCTTCCGGGCTTTGCGCACAAGGCCCGCCCACCGCACCGCCCATCCCCCACCTCGGTCCCGCCTTTCTCTCGCGTCTCCCGGGCAACGCGCGGTGTACGGCGCCTCGCGTCTGCGCAGAGGCTCGCTCCGCGTCTGCGCCAGCCTACAGAGCTTGGGTACCGACCTGGCTCCCGTTCTCGAGTCGCTCCCTAAGGTGGAAGGAGAGAATCCTGCTGTTAGCCAGCAGCCCAGGCCCTCCGTCACATGGAAGCTAGGCTCGCCCATTGCCTGTGCGGTGGCCCCCCAGGCGACCACCAGTTCTGGCACCAGCCCGGCCTCGGCCTTCTTCCGGCGCAGTAGGCTCGGCAGCCGCCCCGACATTCACGTACGGACCAAGCCGCAGATCTGCTTCCTGCGGCCGCGGACCGCTCAGCCGCCGGTGCTCTTCAG ctTAATGAATTCCAGTGAAGCAGCAGTGAAAAAAGTTTTACCCAAGAGCCGCTTATCTCGGGTGATTATTCGTGACAACCTCAGTGCACAACGAATCTATGAGATGGAGGTAAA AGCTTCAGACAAGACCAAGAAAAAGATGGGCCACTTGTATgaccacctgaaaaaaaaattcatgacagACCAGCTCAGAAAGCTGGGGCGCTGGCGACGGGAATCCATGAACGTCCGGCAGTACCTGGATAGCATCCGAGTGTACAAGGAGCCTAACAAGAAAGACCAGCCACCATAG